One window of the Daphnia pulex isolate KAP4 chromosome 8, ASM2113471v1 genome contains the following:
- the LOC124199341 gene encoding N-acetylglucosamine-6-sulfatase-like — MNDKVALVIIIIFLWLSISDCKLLQPNIIVILIDDLDVVLGGLEPMAITRRLVAQHGATFTNAFVSTPVCCPSRSSILTGKYVHNHRVINNTASGNCGSRQWQNGPERKTMATYLQANGYATFYGGKYLNQYGKNETGGVEHVPPGYDRWVGLVGNSRYYNYTLSVDGQARDHGDDYHLDYLTDVLAKEALDFIDGTSLSGGTDGRNNRPLFAVIAPPACHSPFTPAPQFARKFSGRRAPRWPSFNRHPGLDKHWLVRQAPQGPLPKEIIDQVDHIFRQRWRTLLSVDQMIGKIVKLLGRKGQLDRTWLVVTSDHGYHLGQFALPVDKRLPYETDVRVPLLVIAPGNQTLNKNSNNNNKDNTEIDSLAVVSIDLAPTILDMAALPVPSDMDGLSLLPLILRHPPAEEVSEVGDPWDRVCRIDDRPPASAHPWRSRRFFLIEYHGEADLDDVDLQCQQDPNTTLCLKDFGCKCQDAANNTYVCLRTLPAQQQQQTGKNNEENSLYCQFDDSEKFVEYYDLRDDPYQLDNRAYRRSCNCTTADPRRRKLLARYAKCRGSVNCF, encoded by the exons ATGAATGACAAAGTGGCGCtcgtcattattattattttcctgtGGTTGTCCATCTCCGATTGTAAACTTCTCCAGCCCAACATCATAGTTATTCTAATAGACGATCTAGATGTAGTATTAGGAGGCCTG gagccCATGGCCATCACCCGCCGACTCGTCGCCCAGCACGGCGCCACCTTCACCAACGCC TTTGTCTCGACCCCCGTCTGCTGTCCGAGCCGCTCGTCCATTTTGACGGGCAAATACGTTCACAATCACCG GGTCATCAATAACACGGCGTCGGGAAACTGCGGCAGTCGCCAATGGCAAAATGGACCGGAGCGCAAGACGATGGCCACGTATTTGCAGGCCAACGGGTACGCGACTTTTTACGGCGGCAAATACCTCAACCAG TATGGGAAGAACGAAACCGGTGGCGTTGAACATGTGCCCCCTGGCTACGACCGTTGGG TGGGATTGGTTGGCAACTCTCGTTACTACAACTACACCCTATCGGTGGACGGGCAGGCCCGTGACCACGGCGACGACTATCACCTGGACTACCTGACCGACGTTTTG gctaaGGAAGCGCTGGATTTCATCGATGGAACCTCCTTATCAGGTGGAACAGACGGGAGGAATAATCGGCCGTTGTTCGCCGTCATCGCTCCGCCGGCTTGCCATTCGCCGTTCACGCCGGCCCCGCAATTTGCCCGCAAGTTCAGCGGACGACGGGCCCCGCGCTGGCCCAGCTTCAACCGCCATCCGGGCCTGGACAAACACTGGCTAGTCCGTCAAGCCCCCCAGGGCCCTCTGCCCAAAGAAATCATCGACCAAGTGGACCACATCTTCCGTCAGAGGTGGAGGACTCTCTTATCCGTCGATCAAAtg ATCggaaaaatcgtgaaattgCTGGGCCGGAAGGGCCAGCTGGACCGTACGTGGCTGGTGGTGACGTCGGATCACGGCTACCACCTGGGTCAGTTCGCCCTGCCCGTCGACAAGCGATTACCTTACGAAACGGACGTTCGCGTGCCGCTGCTGGTCATCGCCCCCGGCAATCAAACCCTCAATaagaacagcaacaacaacaacaaggacaaCACGGAGATCGATTCGTTGGCCGTCGTTTCCATCGATCTGGCGCCCACTATTCTCGACATGGCCGCCTTGCCCGTCCCGTCCGACATGGACGGCCTTTCACTCCTGCCGCTGATCCTACGACATCCGCCAGCCGAG GAAGTGTCGGAAGTTGGCGATCCGTGGGATCGAGTCTGCCGGATCGATGATCGGCCACCAGCATCCGCTCATCCGTGGCGGAGTCGCCGCTTTTTCTTGATCGAATATCACGGCGAGGCCGACCTGGACGACGTCGATCTCCAATGCCAACAGGATCCCAACACAAcc TTGTGCCTGAAGGATTTCGGCTGCAAATGCCAAGATGCCGCCAACAACACGTACGTCTGCCTGCGCACCTTGCCggcccagcaacaacagcagacgggcaagaataatgaagaaaatagTCTCTACTGCCAGTTTGACGATTCGGAAAAGTTTGTGGAATATTACGACCTGCGTGACGATCCCTATCAGCTGGACAACCGGGCCTACCGTCGATCGTGCAACTGCACGACGGCCGATCCCCGTCGCCGCAAATTGCTGGCCCGTTACGCCAAATGTCGTGGGTCCGTCAACTGCTTTTAG
- the LOC124199344 gene encoding plexin-A4-like yields MASAKQKCPASSSSSVWPLLHLWLLCASVGGLASAAGPIVATFSEPTGNGGHRLQHLVVDKHSALVYIGGVNRLYQLSPELERQVTVETGPREDSPECPAVDCLGSVVKRLTDNVNKALVIDYTDTRLIACGTLYQGICSVRNLKNISEELMEVREPVVANNSTATTVVFIAPGPPNPPSTHVLYVGVTYTGNSPYRSEVPAVSSRSLARHEMFQIAKMEVTTGTRISVNSLSRDRYPIHYVYGFSSEGFSYFLTTQMRESTNNSPYISKLVRVCQDDRDYYSYTEVPLECVADNGTRYNLIQAAYVDKPGSDLAAELGIRAQDDVLFAVFAQSDPAEGGEMSNRPAARSALCVYSLKSIRRKFMHNIQKCFSGEGHRGLDFISPSLPCVHTKLQTIGEDFCGLDVNTPLGGGEPVIERPVCTMNNVLLTAVAATSTGDFTVVFLGTSKGHLKKVVVENVKGDGGGRGAFEYGDITVDEGSRVSSDLVFDPQRMHLYAMTERKVTKVRVQDCGIYKTCGECLGARDPYCGWCSLDNKCSLRSDCQDAAKDPLYWISYKSGRCTTITSVTPNQLQRTTARTLSLVIDNLPTLSGQFQCAFSAFGKTLLTNATRTANGVSCTTPRTDHIPANPPGQHHFTAKLSVRMTTGPDFVATNFTFFDCTTYTSCTECVSSSYPCDWCVDGHRCTHDTAENCRNDILVTGVNRIGPSIRSGPGFCPRINATASVSTEILVSHGIKKSIKVKVENIAQFIVQTNFVCQFNIEGRVTHVRAQLLGDIIYCDDMEFTYSSRAPNITATFAVIWGGSKPLDNPDNVHVLIYRCREMADNCGLCLALADKYLCGWCQTSDKCEVREQCDRSGIGGSVSVATGAPWLDRDQICPNPEVKRFDPRLGPWEGGTNVTIEGVNLGKTFDDIAGGITVAGMPCHPYEELYVQTRRIVCLVDSPKNSDTRRGPVIVRVSNFKGESADYYEFVNPVIESIHPTRGPLSGGTQLVIRGQFMNAGSSIQAVIDPSLDCAITSTNSSHAVCRTSASNRLRSGELQMSFDRGVRRYTRQMYQYVEDPTIEYAESGVVSQVKVPKGVPSGGIIISVAGNNLEYIQEPKMFVRYRDVVHSSSCQVLSNQRMECRSPAVPVLGQQISPEEPMSLDYGFLMDDVPSVRNLSHSPNYPKFLLYPDPVYEKFDEEVKYYKSDYLTINGINLDRACQENDVEVTIGTAPCNVTSLSRNQLTCRPPSAQPPATGANPGDAPEVVVVVGRSLRYVIGKLSYDSPNSGEGQLPKSVIIGVTIGCGLLIFVFICVVIAYRRKSTESSRVLKSMQEHMDQLELQVAAECKEAFAELQTEMTDLTSDLTSGGIPFLDYRTYAMKILFPSMEEHTLLQWERPDMLRKDKPLRLFGQLLMNKTFLLLFIRTLESNRYFYMRDRVNVASLIMVTLQSKMEYCTDILKTLLAELIEKCMEGKSHPKLLLRRTESVAEKMLSAWFTFLLYKFLRECAGEPLYLLFRAIKHQVDKGPVDCVTSEARYSLSEEKLIRQSIDYKIMTVYVSISPQTIYVSGLEAHTDNTDTPVKVLDCDTIVQVKDKALDTIYRSTPYSQRPRKEDLDLEWRTGTSGRLVLYDEDSTSKVEGDWKKLNTLAHYRVPDGALLTLIPKQSSMYNLSILSDQHRGGGGGAADKGHHHKYETLNLNLSKFSSASPPMSRATSPMNHHHGDRSHGGGGGHGTHDRGGDQDPSVKVWHLVRHHDHDNSRKDGDQRGNKMVSEIYLTRLLSTKITLQKYVDDLFETIFSIANRGSALPLAIKYMFDFLDDQALQHGITDPEVVHTWKSNSLPLRFWVNLIKNPNFVFDVHKSNIVDSCLSVVAQTFMDSCSTSDHRLGKDSPSSKLLFAKDIPVYKEWVERYYADIKTMAAISDQDMNAMLAEESRQHTVDFNVNCALQELYNYADRYYEQLMMALEEDEFSQKQRLAYRLEQVRNLMAAEMGSP; encoded by the exons ATGGCCAGTGCAAAACAAAAGTGTccggcatcatcatcatcatcggtcTGGCCGCTGCTTCACCTTTGGCTGCTGTGCGCCTCAGTGGGCGGATTGGCCTCGGCCGCCGGCCCGATCGTGGCCACTTTCAGCGAACCGACGGGCAATGGCGGCCACCGGCTCCAGCATCTCGTCGTCGACAAGCACAGCGCCCTCGTCTACATCGGCGGAGTCAACCGACTCTACCAGCTCTCACCTGAGCTCGAACGCCAGGTGACGGTCGAGACCGGACCCAGGGAGGACAGTCCAGAATGCCCGGCCGTCGACTGTCTCGGCTCGGTCGTCAAACGACTCACCGACAACGTCAACAAGGCCCTCGTCATTGATTACACCGACACTCGACTCATTGCCTGTGGCACTTTATACCAAG GCATTTGCAGCgtcagaaatttgaaaaacatcagCGAAGAATTGATGGAAGTGAGGGAACCGGTGGTGGCCAACAATTCAACGGCCACGACGGTGGTTTTCATTGCTCCCGGGCCGCCCAATCCGCCCAGCACTCACGTCCTCTACGTCGGTGTGACGTACACGGGCAATTCGCCGTACAGGTCGGAAGTGCCGGCCGTCTCTTCTCGTTCGCTGGCCCGTCACGAAATGTTCCAGATCGCCAAGATGGAGGTGACGACGGGCACGCGCATTTCCGTCAATTCCTTGTCGCGGGACCGCTACCCCATCCACTACGTTTACGGATTCTCGTCGGAAggattttcctatttcctgaCGACGCAGATGCGCGAATCGACCAACAATTCGCCGTACATTTCCAAGTTGGTCCGCGTGTGCCAGGACGACCGCGACTACTACTCGTACACGGAGGTGCCGCTCGAGTGCGTGGCCGACAACGGCACCCGCTACAATCTCATCCAGGCCGCCTACGTCGACAAACCCGGGTCGGATCTGGCGGCCGAGCTGGGCATCCGCGCCCAGGATGACGTCCTATTCGCCGTTTTCGCCCAGTCTGACCCGGCCGAAGGCGGAGAAATGAGCAACCGTCCGGCTGCCCGTTCTGCCCTGTGCGTCTACTCGTTGAAATCCATCCGCCGTAAATTCATGCACAACATTCAAAAGTGTTTCAGCGGCGAGGGACACCGCGGACTCGATTTCATCTCGCCCAGCCTTCCCTGCGTCCATACG AAATTGCAAACGATCGGAGAAGACTTTTGTGGTCTGGACGTCAACACACCGTTGGGCGGTGGCGAGCCGGTGATTGAACGGCCCGTCTGCACCATGAACAACGTCCTCCTGACGGCCGTGGCCGCCACATCGACTGGTGATTTCACCGTCGTCTTTCTCGGAACGTCAAAGGGACATTTGAAAAAG gtggtggtggagaaCGTCAAAGGAGATGGAGGCGGCCGAGGAGCTTTCGAGTACGGCGACATTACCGTCGACGAAGGCAGTCGAGTCTCATCCGATCTCGTCTTTGATCCGCAGCGGATGCACCTCTACGCCATGACGGAGCGCAAG GTGACGAAAGTTCGGGTCCAGGATTGCGGCATCTATAAAACGTGTGGCGAATGTCTAGGAGCCAGGGATCCCTACTGCGGTTGGTGTTCGCTGGACAACAA GTGCAGTTTGCGGAGCGATTGCCAAGACGCGGCCAAGGATCCGCTCTACTGGATCTCTTACAAAAGCGGAAGATGCACCACCATTACTTCCGTCACGCCCAACCAGCTCCAGCGCACCACGGCTCGCACG ctcTCGTTGGTGATCGACAATCTGCCGACGCTGTCTGGCCAATTCCAGTGCGCCTTTTCGGCTTTTGGCAAGACGCTGTTGACGAACGCCACCCGGACGGCCAACGGAGTCAGCTGCACCACACCTCGCACGGATCACATTCCGGCCAACCCTCCTGGACAAC ATCATTTCACGGCTAAACTGTCGGTGCGGATGACGACGGGCCCGGATTTCGTGGCCACCAATTTCACCTTTTTCGACTGCACCACGTACACGTCGTGCACGGAATGCGTTTCCTCGTCCTACCCGTGCGACTGGTGCGTCGACGGACATCGGTGCACTCACGACACGGCCGAAAATTGTCGCAACGACATCCTCGTCACCGGCGTCAAC CGAATCGGGCCGAGCATCCGCAGTGGGCCGGGCTTCTGTCCTCGAATCAACGCGACGGCCAGCGTCTCGACTGAGATCCTCGTCTCGCACGGCATCAAGAAGAGCATCAAAGTCAAAGTGGAGAACATTGCCCAGTTTATCGTCCAGACCAATTTCGTCTGCCAGTTCAACATCGAGGGCCGGGTCACTCACGTGCGCGCCCAGCTCCTCGGCGACATCATCTACTGCGACGACATGGAGTTCACCTACTCGTCGAGGGCGCCCAACATCACGGCCACGTTCGCCGTCATCTGGGGCGGATCCAAACCGCTCGACAATCCCGACAACGTCCACGTTCTCATCTACCGATGCCGGGAAATGGCCGACAATTGCGGACTCTGCCTGGCCCTGGCCGACAAATATCTCTGCGGATGGTGCCAGACTTCCGACAA GTGCGAAGTGAGGGAGCAATGCGATCGCAGTGGAATCGGAGGATCCGTTTCGGTGGCCACCGGAGCTCCTTGGCTGGATCGAGATCAAATTTGTCCAAATCCCGAG GTGAAACGTTTCGACCCACGTCTCGGCCCGTGGGAAGGCGGCACCAACGTGACGATCGAGGGCGTCAATCTCGGCAAGACGTTTGACGACATTGCCGGAGGCATCACGGTCGCCGGCATGCCCTGTCACCCCTACGAGGAGCTCTACGTTCAAACACGACGCATCGTCTGTCTGGTGGACAGCCCCAAGAACAGCGACACCCGACGGGGGCCCGTCATCGTCCGAGTCTCCAATTTTAAAGGCGAATCGGCCGACTATTACGAATTTGTCAATCCCGTCATCGAGTCGATCCACCCGACTCGCGGCCCGCTCTCTGGCGGCACCCAGTTGGTCATCCGCGGACAATTTATGAACGCCGGCAGCTCCATTCAGGCCGTCATCGATCCGTCGCTCGACTGCGCCATCACGTCGACCAACTCGAGTCACGCCGTGTGCCGGACCAGCGCCTCCAATCGACTCCGCAGCGGCGAACTGCAAATGTCGTTTGACCGCGGCGTCCGCCGCTACACCCGTCAAATGTACCAGTACGTCGAGGATCCTACCATCGAGTACGCCGAGTCGGGTGTTGTCAGCCAAGTTAAAGTGCCCAAGGGCGTCCCTTCGGGCGGAATTATCATCTCGGTGGCCGGCAACAATTTGGAATACATTCAG GAACCCAAGATGTTTGTTCGCTACCGGGACGTGGTTCATTCCAGCAGTTGCCAGGTGCTCTCCAATCAGCGGATGGAGTGCCGCTCGCCCGCCGTTCCCGTCCTGGGCCAGCAAATTTCACCAGAGGAGCCCATGTCTCTCGACTATGGATTTCTCATGGACGACGTGCCGTCGGTCAGGAATCTCTCGCACTCGCCCAACTACCCGAAATTCCTGCTCTACCCCGATCCCGTCTACGAGAAATTCGACGAGGAAGTCAAATATTACAAGAGCGACTACCTCACCATCAACGGCATCAATTTGGATCGAGCCTGTCAG GAAAATGACGTGGAGGTGACGATCGGCACGGCCCCGTGCAACGTGACTTCACTTTCTCGCAATCAACTGACGTGTCGTCCTCCGTCGGCCCAACCGCCGGCGACGGGCGCCAACCCGGGTGACGCCCCcgaagtggtggtggtggtgggccgCAGCTTGCGCTACGTCATCGGCAAATTGAGCTACGATTCGCCCAACAGTGGTGAGGGCCAGCTGCCCAAATCGGTCATCATCGGCGTGACGATCGGCTGCGGATTGCTCATTTTCGTCTTCATTTGCGTCGTCATCGCCTACCGGCGCAAGTCGACCGAGAGCTCACGAGTCCTCAAATCCATGCAGGAGCACATGGATCAGCTGGAGCTCCAGGTGGCGGCCGAGTGCAAGGAGGCCTTTGCCGAGCTCCAGACGGAGATGACGGATCTCACGTCCGACCTGACTTCCGGCGGAATTCCATTCCTCGACTATCGCACCTACGCCATGAAGATCCTCTTCCCGTCGATGGAGGAGCACACGCTGCTCCAGTGGGAGCGGCCCGACATGCTGCGCAAGGACAAGCCCCTCAGGCTCTTTGGCCAGCTCCTCATGAACAAGACGTTCCTGCTGCTTTTCATCCGCACGCTAGAGAGCAACCGCTACTTTTACATGAGGGATCGCGTCAACGTGGCCTCGCTCATCATGGTGACGCTGCAGAGCAAGATGGAGTATTGCACCGACATTCTCAAGACGCTGCTGGCCGAGCTGATTGAGAAGTGCATGGAGGGCAAGAGCCATCCGAAATTGCTGCTGCGCCGGACCGAGTCGGTGGCCGAGAAGATGCTGTCGGCCTGGTTCACCTTTCTGCTGTACAAGTTCCTGCGTGAGTGCGCAGGTGAGCCTCTCTACCTCCTCTTCCGGGCCATCAAGCACCAGGTGGACAAGGGCCCGGTGGACTGCGTCACCTCGGAGGCCCGCTACTCGCTGTCGGAGGAGAAACTGATCCGGCAGTCGATCGACTACAAGATTATGACCGTCTACGTGTCGATTTCGCCGCAGACGATCTACGTCAGCGGCCTGGAGGCCCACACGGACAACACGGACACGCCCGTCAAGGTCCTCGACTGCGACACGATCGTCCAGGTCAAGGACAAGGCCCTGGACACGATCTACCGCTCGACGCCCTACAGCCAGCGCCCGCGCAAAGAGGATCTCGACTTGGAGTGGCGGACGGGCACGTCGGGCCGGCTGGTCCTCTACGACGAGGACTCGACCTCCAAAGTGGAGGGCGACTGGAAGAAGCTCAACACGCTGGCCCACTACCGCGTGCCGGACGGCGCCTTATTGACGCTCATCCCCAAACAGTCGTCCATGTACAACCTGTCGATCCTGTCGGACCAGCACCgcggcggaggtggcggagCGGCCGACAAGGGCCACCACCACAAATACGAGACGCTCAACCTCAACCTGTCCAAGTTCAGCTCGGCCAGTCCGCCCATGAGCCGGGCCACGTCGCCCATGAACCACCACCACGGCGATCGGAGTcacggcggtggtggcggccaCGGGACCCACGACCGTGGCGGCGACCAGGATCCCAGCGTCAAGGTGTGGCACCTGGTCCGGCACCACGACCACGACAACAGCCGCAAGGACGGCGACCAGCGGGGCAACAAAATGGTGTCTGAGATCTACCTGACTCGACTCTTGTCGACTAAAATCACGTTGCAAAAGTACGTGGACGATCTCTTCGAGACGATCTTCAGCATCGCCAATCGCGGCTCGGCCCTCCCTCTGGCCATCAAGTACATGTTCGACTTCCTGGACGACCAGGCCCTGCAGCACGGCATCACCGATCCCGAGGTGGTGCACACGTGGAAGTCCAACAGCCTGCCGCTCCGCTTCTGGGTCAATTTGATCAAGAAtcccaattttgttttcgacgTTCACAAGTCCAACATTGTCGACTCGTGTCTCTCGGTCGTCGCCCAGACGTTCATGGACTCTTGCTCAACTTCCGACCACAGACTGGGCAAGGACTCGCCCAGCTCCAAGCTCCTCTTCGCCAAAGACATTCCCGTCTACAAGGAATGGGTCGAGCGATACTACGCCGACATCAAG ACGATGGCGGCCATTTCGGATCAGGACATGAACGCCATGCTGGCCGAAGAGTCGCGCCAGCACACGGTCGACTTCAACGTCAACTGCGCCCTGCAGGAATTGTACAACTACGCCGACCGCTACTACGAGCAGCTCATGATGGCACTCGAGGAGGACGAATTTTCGCAAAAGCAACGACTGGCCTATCGACTGGAGCAAGTGCGAAATCTGATGGCAGCCGAAATGGGCAGCCcctga
- the LOC124199342 gene encoding 39S ribosomal protein L52, mitochondrial-like gives MAAPTISRLAVGLKTIGQNGTRSISTSYCCLVEEDWRYKNGMPRNSNAYGPLTDGRDFTFVDGRPTPVNSGQRRRLEQNKLHADKIIQIVKEMNFAVERNRGLKQLKEEKRREILDSKLKPKGHLLLSKDK, from the exons ATGGCGGCACCCACGATCTCAAGACTCG CTGTTGGGCTGAAAACAATAGGACAGAATGGAACACGTAGTATTTCAACCAGTTACTGCTGCTTGGTGGAAGAAGATTGGAGATATAA GAATGGTATGCCGAGAAACTCGAATGCGTACGGTCCTCTGACAGACGGACGTGACTTTACTTTTGTTGATGGAAGACCAACCCCAGTTAATTCTGGTCAGCGAAGACGTCTGGAACAGAATAAGCTGCATGCT gataaaattattcaaattgtaaaagaaatgaattttgctGTTGAACGCAACAGAGGACTGAAACaattgaaggaagaaaaacgaagagaGATCTTGGATTCCAAATTGAAACCTAAAGGTCACTTGCTGCTTTCTAAAGACAAATGA